The genomic segment TAAGCGCTTCGTCATCGAGTTCGCTGCCTTCGGGCACATAATGACTCACATCGGCGATATGCACGCCTAAGTGGAATCCGCCATCGGGACGCTTTTCCACCGAGATAGCATCGTCATGATCCATTGCTCCATCAGGGTCCACGCAAAGGATGTAAAGATTCCGCATATCCACGCGGCCATCTTTCAAATCAGCTTCGGTCGGTTCCTTTTCACTGTTCACAAAATCCATAATCGCATCCGAGAATTTCGCCGGAAGCGATGCGTCTTTCATAAACTGTTCCGTCACTTCTTTCCAAGTGAGATCGCCTTCCATCGCCGAATGGTCAACTTTGGCGAGCATTGAATGTTTGAGTTTCGGATGCGGATAAAGTGTAAACGCAATCGTATCGCCATCTTTTCCAGGAGCTATACTGCGATGCGCCATCGGATAAACTTTTCCGGTTTCGACTTCGGTGACCTTCCACCAATCATTTCCATCGGGCGAAAGAACGCCGCGATGCACACGACTTTCGTCATCGTCGTAAGTTGCCTTGCGACGACTCGTTGCAGCCGGTCTCCGGTTGTCTTCTTCGAAATCTTCATCTTCTTCAAACTTCGGTTTTCCTGTTCCCGGAGTATACTGCTTATTGCTAGTGCGGGCGAGAGATCCTTCGCTCACCATTTCGGCAAGCAACTGCTTAAAAGCGAGTTTCTTGTGTTTTGTAATGCCCATCGCACGACGTAACTGACTGCCAACCATCGGTTCATCGCGTACAACGGCGATAATCTGTTCTTTAGTGGGCAAATTTTCCATAACAACGTCTCCTACTTACATTTAGAAAATATGAAAAATTTTGACAAAAAGGAAAATTTTCCATTTTTTGTTTTTGCGGGCTTTTTCATTTTCTTTGGAAAAAGAGTATCCGAAAAACTTGCAAAATTCTATTTTCATTGTATGCAAAAATTTTTGAATTTTTTACACGATGTTCCTGTCGTAGGAATTCTCCGCGACATTCCTCAAGGCGCCGAAGAAGCTTGCGCCAAAACCGCTGCCCAGTGCGGCCTCAAAGCAATTGAAGTCACGATGAACACAAGCGCCGCTGCCGAAATCATCGCCAAGCTCAAAGCCTGTGCAAAGCCTTACGGCATTCAAGTGGGCGCAGGCACAGTTCGCAATCTCAAAGATTTAAAAATCGCACTGAACGCGGGCGCAGAATTTATCGTCTCGCCCAATACCGTCGAAGCCGTAATCAAAAAATGCGTCGAAGAAAATATTCCCGATATTCCAGGCGCGCTTTCTCCGACCGAAGTGCAAAACGCATTTGATTGGGGCGCAACCTGCGTGAAAATTTTCCCCGTCGGAAATGTCGGCGGACCTTCTTACATCAAAGCGCTGCGCGGACCTTTCCGCGATATTCCGCTTCTCGCATGCGGTGGCGTTTCAACCGATAATGTCGCCGATTATTTTAAAAGTGGCGTAAACCTCGTCGCCTTTGGCGCAAGCATTTTTAAGCCCGCGCTGATGCAAGCAAACGATTGGGAAACGATTGGCAAAAATTTGTCAGCGTTTTTAGAAAAAGTCAAAGCGTGCGTTTAAATTTTGGGAAGAAATTCTAAGCGCGGTTCTTCCGGAAGAATTCCCTCCTTTACACACAAATTAAAGTATAGCGAAAGGGAACGTTTGCGTTCTTCGGTAAATTCGTAATCCAAAGAATCGTAGTAAAACTTTAATTGTTCTGCGCTAAAAGGAACCGGATAAATTTTCTTCCACGCAGAAATTGCCTTCGTTGGATTCTCACGAAATTCGGCAATCGATTGCCGTAAATTTTCCAAAAAAATTTTGAGCAGCGGGAGAAGTTCTGCGCTTAACGCAGAGCGATGAACACTCCAAGCGCCGAATACAAACGGCAAATTTTTCCATTCACGCCAAAGCTTCGCCAAGTCAAAACAATACGGCCAATCGTTTTGCATTTTTCTTTTTAACGCTTCGTCGCCGATGAAAAGGGCGGCGTCGGCATCCGCTAGATCGCTTACGTATTCGGGTTGAATTTGAAAATATTGCGAACAGAGAACGCGTAATAACGCAACCGACGTTCCACTTTGCGCGGTCAAATAAATGCGTTTCTTCGAAAGTTTTTCCATCGGATATTTTGAAAATAATTCGACGGAATGCACTTCGAGATTGCAGCTTGTGCAGATATCGGGAACAAGAATTAATGACTTCGGATCTTTTGCGTAGGCGATGGATGACGCTGGCGCCAAATGAATTTTCCCGGTCCAAAGCATTTGATTGAGCGCACTCGGAACGCCATCGACAAAAGAAATGCCCTCGAATCGGCGGTTTTCATCCAAAAAATGATGAAAAAACGGAGCACACACTAAAAAAGGAATCTTTCCAACTCGCAAGTCCATGAGAAAAATTTAACTTTTCTGCGTATGGCAAAATTTCATGTTAAAAGAACACTATTTGGTGAAGACCAAAAAAGTCTAGTTTTCCGTGGAAACATCTTGGACGGCGATGTCCAGAAAGGGATGTCCATAAAAATTCCCGTTACCGATAAAGCGGTCATCGACGTGCAGATTGACGACGTCGTGGAATTAGAATCGCATGAATCGCCCGAGAAGCGAACAGGTTTGGTTGCTCGCTTCTTAGAAGAACCCGAAGCATTAGAAATCGTCGCCTCGTTAAACGTCGCCGACGAAGATTTAACCGTCGAATAAAAAATCTTTTTGCAAAAAGAAAAGCCCGAATTGATTCGGGCATTTTTTGTTGGCTTTATAATTCTAAAAGTAATCCGCAGCGAAAGTAAACGTAATCACCGGTCTTCTTTAAATTTTGATAGCCGCTTAAAAGTAAAATCGAAGAATAGCGTCCGAGCTTAATGTCAAAGCCTCCGCCAGCTTTCCACATCATCTGCGAATCGTCGCCGAACGCATACCCGAAGTCAAAGGTGCCGACAGGCATCATCACGCTTCCAAACGGAAGCCGCACATAAGCGCTCGCAAGCGCCGGCACCAAAGTAACATCGCCAAAGCGCTGATAGTCCAAGCCCACGCCGAGGAAAACCATTTGATCGAGCGGATACCAAAGATGAATTGATGTCGAAAAATTGAAGTCCGAAAATTCTTCGGTAAAATTCGTAGAGCCCACGCTGAAATCTGCAGTCAAAGCTTCTGCCGGTTTAAAAGTTAGCAGAGACAAAGATACAATTGCAGCAAGCAAAAACGAAATCGTTTTAGAAGCGGGAGATTCTTCATCGCCGCGAGCTTCGCGTTTCCAACCGCCGCCGTGTTCTTTCTTAAACGAAAGTAAACTGCCTTTGAGCATCGCAAAATTCATGAGCAAAAAATAGTAAGCGCTCGAAGAAATTTTAAAGAGCGCAAGAATAAAGAAGAGCGCAATAAATCCAAAAGTCACATAGTAAACCGGCTGTTTCGCCGAAAGTAAAATCGCATTCAAAATAATCGTCAAAATTGTGATATGTGGAGTTAGCCAGCGAAGAAGTTTATGCGAAAGAAACAGATACGCAGTAATCGGACGCAGCGGATTTAAAAGTGGAATATACGAAAGCAAGTAATTGAAATTGGCGCGTCCAATGCGCACTTTACGACGATATTCGCCAATGCCTTCTTTCGAAGTTTGTTCTGTTCCAATTGCGCTCGAATCAAAAGTGCAAAAGAATCCTTTTTGCAAAACTTTCACCGCGATAAAGAAATCATCCATCACGCTTTTCTTTATCGGAAGTTCTGTATAAAGCGATTTGCGGATAGCGTAAAGCGCGCCGTTTCCGCCGACAAGCCGATCTAAAATGCCTTCAAATTTTTTGATTTCCGATTCCAAATCCCAATAGCTGCGTTCACCCGAGCCGAGCGGACTTCCACTTTTATCGGTTAAAATCAAATGCCCGCAGACACAACCGATTTTCGGATCGCAAAAAGGTGCGACGAGTTTTCGCACCACATTCGGAAAGAACATCGTATTCGCATCGCAGAACACGAGAATTTCTCCTTGCGCTAATTTCTGCAAACGATTTAACATCGCCGCTTTTCCCGCATTCTTCGGCGCTTTCACCAAAGTAATTCCGCGGTCTGCATAACGCGAAATAATTTCTGCCGTTTTATCAGCCGAGCCATCGTCGCCGATTAAAATTTCGAGCAATTCTCGCGGATAATCCAATTCCAAAAAATTCTGAATTTTCTTTTCGATAACAGCTTCTTCGTTAAACGCCGAAACGAGAATTGAAACTTTGGGAAGTTTTCCTTTGCCTTCGACTTTGCGATCTTTGCGACAAAAAATTTCGCTCACAAACGGAAGCGTTACCGGAAAGAGCACGTAGCAGTGCACCAAAAGAAAAAGCAAAATCCAAAAAGCGATTTCTAACGGCAAATAATTCATTGAGAAATCCATTCCTTTTCCTTTTCAAGGAATTGCATCAAAAGCATGCGCAGTTCATCGGAAGAAAGTTTCCCCGAATACGTGAGAATCGAAAGTCCCTTCGGCGCAATGAGCACGTAAGAGGGAACTGCTTGCAAATTCCAAACATCGAAGAAGCAACGATTCGCGGGCAATTTTTTGTCATCGCAAATAATCGAATCTTGAACTTCTTGATTTAAACGCACCGCGTGAAACCGCGAATTTAAAAGAGTAATCACCGATTTATCGCGATAAGTCGTCTTATCCATTTCGCGACAAGGCACGCACCAGTCCGCGACAATGTCCACGAAAATCAATTTATGATCGCTTTTCGCAGAGGCGAGCGCTTCGCTATAATTTTCCCAGCGCACAGAATCCGCAGAAACTTTTCCCGATTTTGCAGCAAACAAAATTCCGCAAAAAACGAAAATGCAAAAAACGATGCGTTTCATTTTTTTCCTTTCGAAGGAGTTGGCTGAGGCCGCGGCGGCGTAATCGCATCTGCAGCAATCGCTAACGAATCGATGTATTCCGAAACCGCGACTTGAAACGGTTCCCACAAATCCGAATGCGTTTGAATTCTTTCTGCAATCGAATCAAAACGTTCTGCGGTATAACCGTATTTTTCGAGGATTCTCACCCGCACAATGCGACCATCGGGAGAAATTTCTCCAAACTCGCGTTCTGCAACCCGCAGATCACCGTATAAGCGAACAAATTCCGGCGGAACAGAAGCCCGATCGGAACACGCTGCGTAAAAAAGCGCAAGCGCTCCGAAAACGAGTTTATTCCTTAAAGAGCCCATCGACATATTCCGCCTTATTAAAAGGCACGAGTTGGTCGATGCGTTCACCCATTCCGACCCAAAGGATAGGAACTTTGAGCGAGCTCGCAATCGAAAGGACAGAACCGCCATGAGCTGTGCCGTCGAGTTTCGTTACCACGAGTCCCGTTAACGGAAAACTCTGATTGAAAATTTTAGCTTGATTAATCGCATTCTGTCCGGTGTTACCGTCGATGACGAGCAGCATATCGTGCGGATAAGCAACGTCTTGCTTTTTCAAAACGCGGACGACTTTGGCGAGTTCTTCCATCAAGTAATCTTTGTTCTGCAAACGTCCAGCCGTATCGATGAAGACGATGTCGCAGCCACGGGCTTTTGCTGCAGCGCAAGCGTCAAACGCAACCGCCGCCGGGTCTGAACCTTCTGCGTGATGCACAAATTCTGCGCCCGCTCGTTCCGCCCAGACTTGAAGCTGTTCAATTGCCGCCGCGCGGAATGTATCGGCAGCAGCAATCATCACCTTATGACCTTCGTCTGCGAATTTTTTGGCAAGCTTTCCAATCGTCGTCGTTTTCCCTGCGCCGTTCACGCCGATGACAAGAATAACGTGCGGATTTCCTTTAAATTCAAACTTCGGCGGATCCATTAAAAAACGTTCCGCTTCAGAGCGAAGAATATCCAAC from the Hallerella porci genome contains:
- a CDS encoding bifunctional 4-hydroxy-2-oxoglutarate aldolase/2-dehydro-3-deoxy-phosphogluconate aldolase, with protein sequence MQKFLNFLHDVPVVGILRDIPQGAEEACAKTAAQCGLKAIEVTMNTSAAAEIIAKLKACAKPYGIQVGAGTVRNLKDLKIALNAGAEFIVSPNTVEAVIKKCVEENIPDIPGALSPTEVQNAFDWGATCVKIFPVGNVGGPSYIKALRGPFRDIPLLACGGVSTDNVADYFKSGVNLVAFGASIFKPALMQANDWETIGKNLSAFLEKVKACV
- a CDS encoding glycosyltransferase family 2 protein produces the protein MDFSMNYLPLEIAFWILLFLLVHCYVLFPVTLPFVSEIFCRKDRKVEGKGKLPKVSILVSAFNEEAVIEKKIQNFLELDYPRELLEILIGDDGSADKTAEIISRYADRGITLVKAPKNAGKAAMLNRLQKLAQGEILVFCDANTMFFPNVVRKLVAPFCDPKIGCVCGHLILTDKSGSPLGSGERSYWDLESEIKKFEGILDRLVGGNGALYAIRKSLYTELPIKKSVMDDFFIAVKVLQKGFFCTFDSSAIGTEQTSKEGIGEYRRKVRIGRANFNYLLSYIPLLNPLRPITAYLFLSHKLLRWLTPHITILTIILNAILLSAKQPVYYVTFGFIALFFILALFKISSSAYYFLLMNFAMLKGSLLSFKKEHGGGWKREARGDEESPASKTISFLLAAIVSLSLLTFKPAEALTADFSVGSTNFTEEFSDFNFSTSIHLWYPLDQMVFLGVGLDYQRFGDVTLVPALASAYVRLPFGSVMMPVGTFDFGYAFGDDSQMMWKAGGGFDIKLGRYSSILLLSGYQNLKKTGDYVYFRCGLLLEL
- a CDS encoding thioredoxin family protein, with product MKRIVFCIFVFCGILFAAKSGKVSADSVRWENYSEALASAKSDHKLIFVDIVADWCVPCREMDKTTYRDKSVITLLNSRFHAVRLNQEVQDSIICDDKKLPANRCFFDVWNLQAVPSYVLIAPKGLSILTYSGKLSSDELRMLLMQFLEKEKEWISQ
- a CDS encoding menaquinone biosynthetic enzyme MqnA/MqnD family protein; amino-acid sequence: MDLRVGKIPFLVCAPFFHHFLDENRRFEGISFVDGVPSALNQMLWTGKIHLAPASSIAYAKDPKSLILVPDICTSCNLEVHSVELFSKYPMEKLSKKRIYLTAQSGTSVALLRVLCSQYFQIQPEYVSDLADADAALFIGDEALKRKMQNDWPYCFDLAKLWREWKNLPFVFGAWSVHRSALSAELLPLLKIFLENLRQSIAEFRENPTKAISAWKKIYPVPFSAEQLKFYYDSLDYEFTEERKRSLSLYFNLCVKEGILPEEPRLEFLPKI
- the ftsY gene encoding signal recognition particle-docking protein FtsY, which codes for MGFFSAIKSGLAKTRNAILGEIKGIAGKGKVTDEMLEDLEERLIKADVGTSAAFTLTDALREEALGKSLSQDEVLDILRSEAERFLMDPPKFEFKGNPHVILVIGVNGAGKTTTIGKLAKKFADEGHKVMIAAADTFRAAAIEQLQVWAERAGAEFVHHAEGSDPAAVAFDACAAAKARGCDIVFIDTAGRLQNKDYLMEELAKVVRVLKKQDVAYPHDMLLVIDGNTGQNAINQAKIFNQSFPLTGLVVTKLDGTAHGGSVLSIASSLKVPILWVGMGERIDQLVPFNKAEYVDGLFKE